One region of Citrus sinensis cultivar Valencia sweet orange chromosome 6, DVS_A1.0, whole genome shotgun sequence genomic DNA includes:
- the LOC102613574 gene encoding protein GL2-INTERACTING REPRESSOR 1-like — MSRRNGNVPKLDLKLNLSPPRGNPHMESPSRSATVSPTSPPTSCVSSENQEDMPQYSNSPEATSMVLVGCPRCLMYVMLSEDDPKCPKCKSTVLLDFLHDNNNNSNNNTRETRRS, encoded by the coding sequence ATGAGTCGCAGAAATGGAAACGTGCCAAAACTAGACCTGAAGCTGAACCTGTCACCTCCGAGGGGAAACCCACACATGGAGTCACCAAGCCGATCGGCTACAGTGTCGCCAACCTCCCCGCCAACCTCCTGTGTGTCGTCAGAGAACCAAGAAGACATGCCTCAATACTCAAACAGCCCTGAGGCCACGTCCATGGTGCTGGTAGGGTGCCCCAGGTGCCTTATGTATGTGATGCTGTCAGAGGATGATCCCAAATGCCCAAAATGCAAGAGCACTGTCTTGCTTGACTTTCTCCAtgataacaacaacaacagcaacaacaataCCCGCGAGACAAGGAGGAGCTGA
- the LOC102613762 gene encoding uncharacterized protein LOC102613762 — MSLYIGNLSSHTRRGELERVFQRFGDCNVRVKDGYGFVVYESAPNAEKALITLQGRNICGQPLTLMWSNKQPRPYKRFSKAARSYEPLYGRSSNRREDYTDRRLHSNSRKYYKFGRRVNSADMLDGDTSYHQDNIKDYIQEEHCEYREDLPDEGVNDKPKPVDNDRWAGQLQDQPNGNSIENGMELDRYESYRGSDRRDEHKIHHIAYSDGSHVPQSSQDVLTRGHLSEAPLDPSNHSKPQLTCYSCGGSGHKMRNCPRQITSQRKFKRLGHRHDDDIKRSCRAESNLERYEAGSQREQRPYRDSISVSGLGDEGKASGSGRHQRLIKNRSSSEAKEGVRARKDHEVKKRRRNFGSPNKHSEKKAKRSVSLSLQSDYAESGSHSTSRSPKPVPKFGLRSRSRLASSRSYSFASNSRSSSSPHYSRSTSSKSRSRSNSHKSLPLSESLGEALPSSPNKEQSNLKGTSAKTVIPESKEILVEQALPCDVSETAELENNTLVAKSDKVVSSSEVENDMDKNQHMQRDWNDNLMISTSLLDIANQSTHPSKKDTLNARSLSSETLKETMEHQNSYVSEIVHKPSSIKNSNSEAPVSLHSACSTSISSDEMYMVLKHYGLELDENERNLPPQAYFGSARLWPWEIIYYRRLKKGPISIENYARRIAQNQEFGIVDKYVRSSSGWGELGQD, encoded by the coding sequence ATGTCTTTGTATATTGGTAATTTATCATCTCACACTCGTAGAGGTGAACTTGAAAGAGTCTTCCAAAGGTTTGGAGACTGTAATGTCCGGGTGAAAGATGGATATGGGTTTGTGGTATATGAATCTGCTCCAAATGCAGAGAAAGCTTTGATCACACTGCAGGGAAGGAATATCTGTGGGCAGCCATTAACTCTTATGTGGTCTAATAAACAGCCCAGGCCTTATAAAAGATTTTCAAAGGCTGCTAGGTCCTATGAGCCACTATATGGAAGGAGTTCTAATAGACGAGAAGATTATACTGATAGAAGATTGCATTCAAACAGCCGAAAATACTACAAATTTGGTAGAAGGGTTAATTCTGCTGATATGCTTGATGGAGACACTAGCTACCATCAGGACAATATTAAAGATTACATCCAGGAAGAGCATTGTGAATACAGAGAAGATTTGCCTGATGAAGGTGTGAATGATAAACCTAAACCGGTGGACAATGACAGATGGGCTGGACAATTACAGGACCAACCTAATGGCAACAGCATTGAAAATGGTATGGAACTAGACCGGTATGAATCTTACCGTGGATCTGATAGGAGGGATGAGCACAAAATCCATCACATCGCCTATTCTGATGGTTCTCATGTTCCACAAAGCTCTCAGGATGTATTGACGAGGGGTCATCTTTCTGAGGCACCTTTAGACCCTTCTAATCATTCAAAACCCCAGCTAACTTGCTACAGTTGTGGAGGCTCAGGCCACAAAATGCGAAATTGTCCCAGGCAAATTACCTCACAAAGAAAGTTCAAGAGGCTTGGGCATAGGCATGATGATGACATTAAAAGAAGCTGTAGAGCTGAAAGCAATTTGGAAAGATATGAAGCAGGTTCTCAGAGAGAGCAGCGGCCTTATAGGGACTCTATATCAGTTAGTGGACTTGGGGATGAGGGGAAAGCTTCTGGTTCTGGAAGGCATCAAAGGCTGATAAAGAATAGGAGCTCCAGTGAGGCAAAGGAAGGTGTGAGGGCCAGAAAGGACCATGAAGTGAAGAAGCGAAGGAGGAATTTTGGATCTCCAAACAAACACAgtgaaaagaaagcaaaaaggTCAGTTTCATTGTCTCTTCAGTCTGACTACGCTGAATCCGGATCACACTCAACTTCTCGTTCTCCGAAACCTGTTCCAAAGTTTGGTTTGCGCTCTAGATCGAGATTGGCATCTTCTAGATCATATTCTTTTgcttctaattcaaggtccaGTTCATCACCTCACTATTCTAGATCCACCAGCTCTAAGTCTAGATCAAGATCAAACTCCCATAAATCCTTGCCTTTATCTGAGTCCCTTGGCGAGGCTTTACCATCCTCACCAAATAAGGAGCAGTCTAATCTGAAAGGAACTTCAGCTAAGACTGTTATTCCTGAATCTAAGGAAATTCTAGTTGAGCAAGCTCTACCTTGTGACGTTTCAGAGACTGCTGAACTGGAAAATAACACATTGGTGGCGAAAAGTGATAAGGTGGTTTCATCCTCCGAAGTGGAAAATGATATGGATAAAAACCAGCATATGCAGAGGGATTGGAATGACAACCTGATGATTTCAACGTCACTGCTTGACATAGCTAATCAAAGTACACATCCGTCTAAGAAAGACACACTTAATGCTAGAAGTCTGTCTTCAGAAACCTTGAAAGAGACAATGGAACatcaaaattcttatgtatcGGAGATCGTGCATAAGCCATCATCAATTAAGAACTCTAATTCAGAAGCTCCTGTCAGTTTGCACTCTGCCTGTTCAACAAGCATATCCTCTGATGAGATGTACATGGTTCTGAAGCATTATGGCCTGGaacttgatgaaaatgaaaggaatTTACCTCCACAGGCTTATTTTGGTTCTGCTCGCTTATGGCCTTGGGAGATAATCTACTATAGGAGGTTGAAGAAGGGCCCTATATCAATTGAGAATTATGCCAGACGAATTGCTCAGAATCAGGAATTTGGAATTGTTGATAAGTATGTAAGAAGCAGTAGTGGATGGGGAGAACTTGGTCAGGACTAA